One genomic region from Candidatus Gastranaerophilales bacterium encodes:
- a CDS encoding helix-turn-helix transcriptional regulator — MPLINMAASAGYGALIQEREMTKDFIAFAKKWLTDITVASSKHLMVFTVKGNSMAGEINDGDLIIVNDSMNDLSNDGTYVVSIDDKLYVKLLQRIPGNKVQVVSKNQEYSPFTVDLETEHFKIIGKVIWSGGKKDRY, encoded by the coding sequence TTGCCTTTAATAAATATGGCTGCATCGGCAGGCTACGGTGCGTTAATTCAAGAACGAGAAATGACAAAAGATTTCATTGCTTTTGCGAAAAAATGGCTTACGGATATCACTGTTGCATCGTCAAAACATCTTATGGTTTTCACCGTAAAAGGTAATTCAATGGCTGGCGAAATCAATGACGGTGACTTGATTATCGTAAATGATTCGATGAATGATTTATCAAATGACGGAACTTATGTTGTGAGTATTGATGACAAATTATACGTTAAACTCCTGCAAAGAATCCCTGGAAATAAAGTTCAGGTAGTGAGCAAAAACCAAGAATACTCCCCTTTCACAGTAGACTTAGAAACCGAACACTTTAAAATCATCGGCAAAGTCATCTGGTCAGGCGGGAAAAAAGATAGGTATTGA
- a CDS encoding DUF262 domain-containing protein: protein MNEEYNQLSLETDEIEKQIENEEKSSPYNNEDRKLITQPYDMSVSTVVEQIKSGDIQLGPEYQRMYRWQNDKASKFIESLLLNIPIPTVFLAEEEDVTYSVIDGSKT, encoded by the coding sequence ATGAATGAAGAATACAATCAGTTATCATTAGAAACAGACGAAATAGAAAAACAAATTGAAAATGAAGAAAAGTCATCACCATATAATAATGAAGATCGAAAACTAATAACACAACCTTATGATATGAGCGTATCTACAGTGGTGGAACAAATTAAATCGGGAGATATTCAATTGGGCCCAGAATACCAACGAATGTACCGATGGCAAAACGATAAAGCCTCCAAATTTATCGAGTCTTTATTATTAAACATTCCTATCCCTACTGTGTTTTTAGCAGAAGAAGAAGATGTTACATATTCTGTAATTGATGGCAGCAAAACTTAA
- a CDS encoding Sau3AI family type II restriction endonuclease: MQEKSYKTTTDLLTRAKEAIDIPFGSIDSTGRLATGKNKGNVGQMFEECWFGRKVNSRPEADFKELGVELKVTPFIKNKSGKKTAKERLVLNVIDYMAEVKVSFETSHFWAKNQKILLMYYEYLKDLEVKDFKVLSAILFEYPEKDLIIIKQDWQKIVQKIRDGKAHELSEGDTLYLGACRKGAGGDKDLRNQPCCDIKANQRAFCLKQSYMTYVLNNYAFGEKPEETLISDEKTLAQVGFEEYIENKLRPYYGRTQDSLIKEFNLNPKMKQVNERIVAAILGVKGSIAKTEEFIKANIAPKTIRIESNNTVKESMSFPTFKFKEIIEETWEDSYMYNLFSQTKFMFIIFKFDKTGVLIFERVMFWNMPVSDLEEVKKVWEETVKVIKDGIKITTKSGKDYNNLPGMTFNEVSHVRPHGQDKNDCYELPNGKPFTKQCFWLTNKYILKQVLN, translated from the coding sequence ATGCAAGAAAAAAGTTACAAAACAACAACAGATTTATTGACGAGAGCAAAAGAAGCAATTGATATTCCTTTCGGCTCAATTGATAGTACAGGGAGACTTGCTACAGGCAAAAACAAAGGCAATGTCGGTCAAATGTTTGAAGAATGTTGGTTTGGAAGAAAAGTTAATTCACGCCCGGAAGCTGATTTTAAAGAATTGGGTGTTGAGCTTAAAGTTACACCGTTTATAAAAAATAAATCAGGAAAGAAAACTGCGAAAGAGCGTTTAGTCCTCAATGTTATTGATTATATGGCAGAAGTAAAGGTAAGCTTTGAAACAAGTCATTTTTGGGCGAAAAATCAAAAAATATTGTTGATGTATTATGAATACCTCAAAGACCTTGAAGTCAAAGATTTCAAAGTACTTTCAGCCATTCTTTTTGAATATCCTGAAAAAGATTTGATAATTATAAAACAAGATTGGCAAAAAATTGTTCAAAAAATCAGAGATGGAAAAGCTCATGAACTTTCCGAAGGTGATACATTGTATCTTGGGGCTTGTCGTAAAGGTGCCGGCGGTGATAAAGATTTAAGAAATCAACCATGTTGCGATATAAAAGCAAATCAAAGAGCTTTCTGCCTAAAACAGTCCTATATGACTTATGTCCTAAATAATTATGCATTTGGTGAAAAGCCCGAAGAAACATTGATTAGCGATGAAAAAACTCTTGCTCAAGTTGGATTTGAAGAATACATTGAAAATAAACTCCGTCCATATTATGGAAGAACTCAAGATTCATTGATTAAAGAATTTAATCTTAATCCAAAGATGAAACAGGTTAACGAAAGGATTGTTGCTGCTATCCTTGGAGTTAAGGGAAGTATTGCAAAAACAGAAGAATTTATAAAAGCAAATATTGCTCCGAAAACTATCCGAATAGAAAGCAATAATACTGTAAAAGAAAGTATGTCTTTCCCGACATTTAAATTTAAAGAAATTATCGAAGAGACTTGGGAAGATTCCTATATGTACAATTTGTTTTCACAAACGAAATTTATGTTCATTATTTTTAAGTTTGATAAAACAGGGGTTTTGATTTTTGAGCGAGTTATGTTTTGGAATATGCCCGTCTCAGATTTGGAAGAAGTTAAAAAAGTCTGGGAAGAAACTGTAAAGGTTATAAAAGACGGAATTAAAATTACGACAAAAAGTGGCAAGGATTACAATAATCTACCGGGAATGACTTTTAATGAAGTATCTCACGTCCGTCCCCATGGGCAAGATAAAAACGATTGTTACGAGCTGCCAAATGGAAAACCTTTTACAAAACAATGTTTTTGGCTGACAAATAAATATATTTTGAAGCAAGTGTTAAATTAA
- the dcm gene encoding DNA (cytosine-5-)-methyltransferase → MVQEKNKIRIVELFAGVGGFRLGFERTSDVFETVWANQWEPGRITQYAYDCYKTRFGENHNCINKNISLVKDDVPNHDLLVGGFPCQDYSVAKTGAKGINGKKGALWWDIVDIAEKKRPQYILLENVDRLLKSPAAQRGRDFGIILRGLTDLGYAIEWRVINAAEYGCAQRRRRTFIFAVHESASFYNKLLQTPKFKVLTECGFFASEFKVDKNIISENEISVCDISKKKYASLVSVSEKFNMQFCNTGICIEGKIHTIETTPIMQSPITLNDICLKFEVDARFFLNGSTEKWQYLKGSKREPRVKPNGEKYFYTEGSMAFPDHMNMPSRTMLTSESSLNRSTHVIVDYKTKKMRLLTPIECERLNGFPDDWTNTGMPEKFRYFVMGNALVVPIIERIGSNLLNIINSEKVISLPVESKVLAQV, encoded by the coding sequence ATGGTGCAAGAAAAGAATAAAATCAGAATTGTTGAATTATTTGCCGGTGTCGGAGGCTTTAGGCTCGGATTTGAGCGGACTTCTGATGTTTTTGAAACCGTTTGGGCCAATCAATGGGAGCCTGGACGAATTACACAATATGCTTATGATTGTTATAAAACACGCTTTGGAGAAAATCATAATTGTATAAATAAAAATATTTCTTTGGTTAAAGATGATGTTCCCAACCACGACCTGCTCGTAGGCGGTTTCCCTTGTCAAGATTATTCTGTTGCTAAAACAGGTGCAAAGGGAATTAACGGCAAAAAAGGGGCTCTATGGTGGGATATTGTTGATATTGCTGAAAAGAAACGTCCCCAATATATTTTGCTTGAAAACGTTGATAGATTGCTTAAATCTCCTGCTGCACAACGTGGAAGAGATTTCGGGATAATACTTAGAGGTCTAACAGACTTAGGTTATGCTATTGAATGGCGAGTTATAAATGCTGCAGAATACGGTTGTGCTCAAAGAAGACGCCGTACATTTATTTTTGCAGTACATGAATCAGCTTCTTTTTATAATAAATTATTACAAACACCTAAATTTAAAGTATTAACTGAATGTGGATTTTTTGCTTCTGAATTCAAAGTTGATAAAAATATAATTTCAGAAAATGAAATAAGCGTTTGCGATATTTCGAAGAAAAAATATGCATCGCTAGTTTCTGTATCTGAAAAATTTAACATGCAATTTTGCAATACAGGAATTTGCATTGAGGGCAAAATTCACACGATTGAAACGACACCAATTATGCAATCGCCGATAACACTTAATGATATTTGTCTTAAATTTGAAGTTGATGCCAGATTTTTCTTAAATGGTAGCACAGAAAAATGGCAGTATTTGAAAGGTTCAAAGCGTGAACCGAGAGTCAAACCTAACGGGGAAAAATATTTTTATACTGAAGGGTCTATGGCTTTCCCTGATCACATGAATATGCCAAGCAGAACAATGCTTACAAGTGAATCTTCTTTAAACAGAAGCACACATGTTATTGTTGATTATAAAACTAAAAAAATGAGGCTGCTTACGCCTATTGAATGTGAAAGACTTAACGGATTCCCTGATGATTGGACAAACACAGGAATGCCTGAGAAATTTAGATATTTTGTAATGGGCAATGCACTTGTTGTTCCTATAATTGAAAGAATAGGTAGTAACCTCCTAAATATTATTAACAGCGAAAAAGTTATTTCACTTCCAGTCGAAAGTAAAGTTTTGGCACAAGTCTAA